The genomic window ACAGTAATTTGATCTTCCACACTTCGTTCTGTTGTTTCTTCTATAAAAAAGATCATATAAAGAAAATAACTATTTTTATACCAATATAGTTTAGACGTAGCACTTTCTAAATACAGTTGTTTAGATAAAGAAATCATATCTTCAAATTCATTAAATCTCAACACAACTTCTTGAGTCGGTTTGCTTGAATCATCCAGAAAATTCTCTTCTTCTTTTTCCTCATCATCGTCCATCAACTGTTTTTTTATAAGTTTAGAGAATTCATTTGCCTCAAAATTACCAGAAGTTGAAGAAAAATCAATATCTTCACTTAACGGACCGCCCTTACTGATAAACAGTTCTAGTCCATTTCCACTTGGTAAAACTTGAAATGTGATAGCATCAGATTCATGGAATTTTTCGTCTACATCTACTTCTTCTAAAATACTATAAAAGAAATCTTCAATTTGTTTATGATTTCCCAAAAGATCTAAAAAAGTTATTCCTCTTTCTTCTAGATCTGTACTTTCAATAAGCACACGAATTGTGTTCTCATTAATATGCTCCATTTCCATAGTTCTACACCTCACTTCTTAATCCTTTACTAAAAGTAACTATAGCAAAGAATATTCATACTAATTAGTTTAAAGCAAATATATAAAATGTAAAGATAAATGTACTAAGTAAGTACACTGCTGAAAGCATTAAAAGTTTATTTGCAAAAAAAGAGTTCATCACAAAAAATTAATTTAAGTGACAAACTCTATTTAATTTAAGTTTTAATAACCGACGATTCTCTGAGCTCTCAATAATTCAATTGCGCGTACTTCTCTGGGTAAGAAACGACGAATTTCATCTTCGTTATACCCAACTTGTAATCTTTTTTCATCTACCATAATCGGACGACGCAATAGTCCAGGATTATTTTGGATAAGAACGAATAAATCTTGAAGTGGCAATTCTTCTAAATCGATATTTAACTCTTGAAAAGCTTTAGACCTTGTAGAAATAATTTCTTCTGTTCCATCTTCTGTCATTCTTAAAATAGATTTAATTTCAGGAATATTTAGTGGTTCCGAAAAAATATTTCGTTCTTTATAAGTAATGTTGTTTTCTTCTAACCAAGCTCGTGCTTTACGACATGAAGTACAACTAGGTGATGTATAAATTGTAACCATATGTTATTCTCCCCTTTTTTAGCCGAATTAATTTAGTCAAAGTCTATAAAGATTGATAATATTTCTATTTTACTTCCTTACATAACTTATTACATAACTTATTATATATCAAATCATAAGAAAATACTATAACTTTCGTCAATATTTTGTCACTTTTGAAAAATAAACAGAGTCCTAAACTTGATATTTTTTATTTATTCTTATTAAAAAAATACATGCTAGTATGAGATTTTTTCCCTCAAATAACATGTACTTTTTGTAATATTTTTTATTTTATATAATTTGCTTTCTTTTCTTTCAAGGCAGGAATATCTGATTCACGACAGTAAACAAAATGGCCAGGAGTTATTTCTCTTAATGTCTCTGGCTCATTTGTTTCCTCTCTACGAATATATGGTGTACGAATACGGTTACGCTCGTATTCGGGATCCGGTAAAGGAACAGCAGATAGCAAACTTTCAGTATAAGGATGCAACGGTCTATTATAAACATCATCAGCTGCTGCCAATTCAAGTAATTTCCCATTATTCATTACCCCTATACGATCACTAATGTATTTAACCATAGATAGATCATGCGCAATGAATAAGAATGTTAAATCTTTTGTTTTTTGTAATTCCATCAATAAATTTACTACCTGTGCTTGGATCGAAACATCCAGTGCAGAAATAGGTTCATCTGCAATAATAAATTTAGGTTTTACGGCTAATGCTCTTGCGATACCAATACGTTGACGTTGGCCCCCTGAAAATTCATGCGGATAGCGTGATGCGTGATCTGGGTTTAATCCAACCGTTTTAAGCAAATCATCTACTTGTTGATTGCGGTCTTCTTTTGATGAGGCTAGGCCATGAATATCTATACCTTCAGCAATAATATCACGAATCTTCATTTTAGGATTTAAAGATGCATATGGGTCTTGAAAAATCATTTGCATATCTCTTCTAAATTTCAGCATATCGGTTTTACCCTTAATACTATGAACTTTCGTACCTTCAAAATCAA from Carnobacterium iners includes these protein-coding regions:
- a CDS encoding adaptor protein MecA, with protein sequence MEMEHINENTIRVLIESTDLEERGITFLDLLGNHKQIEDFFYSILEEVDVDEKFHESDAITFQVLPSGNGLELFISKGGPLSEDIDFSSTSGNFEANEFSKLIKKQLMDDDEEKEEENFLDDSSKPTQEVVLRFNEFEDMISLSKQLYLESATSKLYWYKNSYFLYMIFFIEETTERSVEDQITVALEFTQRTPITQGILMEHGRVIMENNALELSRFYFK
- the spxA gene encoding transcriptional regulator SpxA yields the protein MVTIYTSPSCTSCRKARAWLEENNITYKERNIFSEPLNIPEIKSILRMTEDGTEEIISTRSKAFQELNIDLEELPLQDLFVLIQNNPGLLRRPIMVDEKRLQVGYNEDEIRRFLPREVRAIELLRAQRIVGY
- a CDS encoding ABC transporter ATP-binding protein, encoding MEQREKILEVKNLKQYFNEGTKNEVRAVDDITFDIFKGETFGLVGESGSGKSTTGRSIIRLYNPTDGEIDFEGTKVHSIKGKTDMLKFRRDMQMIFQDPYASLNPKMKIRDIIAEGIDIHGLASSKEDRNQQVDDLLKTVGLNPDHASRYPHEFSGGQRQRIGIARALAVKPKFIIADEPISALDVSIQAQVVNLLMELQKTKDLTFLFIAHDLSMVKYISDRIGVMNNGKLLELAAADDVYNRPLHPYTESLLSAVPLPDPEYERNRIRTPYIRREETNEPETLREITPGHFVYCRESDIPALKEKKANYIK